In Streptomyces sp. NBC_01408, one DNA window encodes the following:
- a CDS encoding phosphotransferase family protein, translating to MATAPRPRTSTREPEELGRRLAAWLGTELPGAEVTNVSVPGSNGMSSETLLFDLEHPEAPVRACALRLAADPAAYTVFPAYDMPRQHRVMSLVAQHTDLPVPRVLWLEEDPGPLGAPFFVMARAEGRVPPDVMPYTYEGNWLHSATDAERAELQEASIALLARLHDQFPGKEAEFLLPEGEGTPLRRHVDAQRAYYSWVVDGLAPSPLLERAFARLEELWPADEGPAVLNWGDARIGNVIYDGFTPVAVLDWEMAGYAPREVDLGWTVYLHCFFQDLTVGFGQPGLPDFLRREDLERRYAELTGHAPRDMEFHTLYAALRHGIVMLRIAYRQAHFGEVEVPADPDSLILHHASLAAMVQGTYW from the coding sequence ATGGCCACCGCACCTCGTCCGCGCACCTCCACCCGAGAGCCCGAGGAGCTCGGCCGGCGCCTCGCCGCCTGGCTGGGCACCGAACTTCCCGGCGCGGAGGTCACCAACGTGTCCGTCCCCGGATCCAACGGCATGTCCAGCGAGACCCTGCTCTTCGACCTGGAGCACCCCGAAGCCCCGGTCCGCGCCTGCGCGTTGCGCCTCGCCGCCGATCCGGCCGCCTACACCGTCTTCCCGGCCTACGACATGCCGCGCCAGCACCGGGTGATGAGCCTGGTCGCCCAGCACACGGACCTGCCGGTCCCGCGCGTGCTGTGGCTGGAGGAGGACCCGGGCCCGCTCGGGGCGCCGTTCTTCGTGATGGCCCGCGCCGAAGGCCGCGTTCCGCCCGATGTCATGCCTTACACCTACGAGGGCAACTGGCTGCACTCCGCGACCGACGCCGAACGCGCCGAACTCCAGGAAGCCAGCATCGCGCTGCTCGCCCGACTCCACGACCAGTTCCCGGGCAAGGAAGCGGAGTTCCTGCTCCCCGAGGGCGAGGGCACCCCGCTGCGCCGCCACGTGGACGCCCAACGCGCCTACTACTCCTGGGTGGTGGACGGGCTCGCCCCGTCGCCGCTCCTCGAGCGGGCCTTCGCCCGCCTGGAGGAGCTGTGGCCGGCGGACGAGGGCCCGGCCGTCCTCAACTGGGGTGACGCCCGCATCGGTAACGTCATCTACGACGGGTTCACCCCGGTCGCCGTCCTGGACTGGGAGATGGCCGGCTACGCCCCCCGCGAGGTCGACCTCGGCTGGACCGTCTACCTCCACTGCTTCTTCCAGGACCTCACCGTCGGCTTCGGCCAGCCCGGCCTGCCGGACTTCCTGCGCCGCGAGGACCTGGAACGCCGGTACGCCGAACTCACCGGGCACGCCCCGCGCGACATGGAGTTCCACACCCTCTACGCGGCCCTGCGGCACGGCATCGTGATGCTGCGCATCGCCTACCGGCAGGCGCACTTCGGCGAGGTGGAGGTCCCGGCGGACCCGGACAGCCTGATCCTGCACCATGCCAGCCTGGCTGCCATGGTGCAGGGCACGTACTGGTAG
- a CDS encoding Lrp/AsnC family transcriptional regulator — protein MEELDRQIVDLLVRDGRMSYTDLGKATGLSTSAVHQRVRRLEQRGVIRGYAAVVDPEAVGLPLTAFISVKPFDPSAPDDIADRLAGVPEIEACHSVAGDENYILKVRVASPLELEDLLGRLRALAHVSTRTTVVLSTPYEARPPRV, from the coding sequence ATGGAGGAGCTGGACCGCCAGATCGTGGATCTGCTCGTGCGGGACGGCCGGATGAGCTACACGGACCTGGGCAAGGCCACCGGCCTGTCCACGTCGGCCGTCCACCAGCGAGTACGCCGTCTGGAACAGCGCGGGGTGATCCGCGGCTACGCGGCCGTCGTCGACCCCGAGGCCGTCGGCCTGCCGCTGACCGCCTTCATCTCGGTCAAACCGTTCGACCCGAGCGCCCCGGACGACATCGCCGACCGGCTGGCGGGCGTCCCCGAGATCGAGGCCTGCCACAGCGTCGCGGGCGACGAGAACTACATCCTCAAGGTGCGCGTGGCCAGCCCCCTGGAGCTGGAAGACCTCCTGGGCCGCCTGCGCGCTCTCGCCCACGTCTCGACCCGTACGACCGTGGTCCTGTCCACCCCGTACGAGGCCCGCCCGCCCCGCGTCTGA